Genomic DNA from Lactuca sativa cultivar Salinas chromosome 8, Lsat_Salinas_v11, whole genome shotgun sequence:
AACTCTTGCATTCCCTGACTGGAGTTGTGGGAAAGTCTTTTCACTGCTATCTTTTTACCATCCGAAAGCTCTCCCTATGATTAAGTTTATCACTCGTTAATATAAACtaacaaaagaaaataaaactgGAACGCATATCGATATAGTTTTGGTTAATTATTACCCAAAAAACAGGACCAAAACCACCTTCTCCAAGCTTATTTGCAACTGAGAAGTTGCTAGTAGCGGCGTTCATTTCATTTAATCTAAAGTAAATTATCTCCCCAGTGTCATCGTCTAATGCGTCAAACACCTCTTCCTTGTGCCCTGCACCATTAACATTATTCCAATCCTCGGTCATTGTAACAATTAATAATATACTTCTTTCCGTATATGAAATCAATCGTGGAtatcaaaatatattttgtaTTACTTAAATCTTGATTAAATCTTAGATATCACGAAGgtatataattatatatgaaaTCAATCTTATATATGCTGACCTTTTTTACTGCGAACCCTTAGCCAGATAAAAAAGGTGGAGATGGCAAATGCTACAGTTGCAGCTGCTATGGTTGGGCCGATTACATTTGATCTATTTTTCCCTTCACGGATCTAAATATCAAAAGACTGATCGACCTTCTGTGCACCATGCACTAAACTAAAGAAAATATCTAAtctacaaaataaaataaagaaaatcacATGAACCTGGAGGTTGAATTGTAGACGGATTCGTTGGTGGCATTGGAGGATCTGAAAAGTTGACAAGATCAATGGCGTATCTTAGGAAACATGAGTATCGGTAGGAGACTACTACTTCTGCACTTCCATTACAGCATGTTAGTAGATAATCAGTAGCGTTCATCAAACACTCATGACATATGTCGTGAGATATATTGGGAAAGCATTGCATAGTCGCTTGAATACTCCCCGTAGACCTTGGTAAAATGATAGCGTCAGAGTAAGATGTTGTATTGTACCCATCTACAGCTGCTTTACCCTGTAACTCTTTGAATAAGTTTCCAAGTGCATCAAGGATTGAATCCGAGTTAGAGATATAACTTTCTCGAATGGATAGAACTTCATCGTTTCTCTCAAATGTGCTATTAGAGTAGGTTAACATACACGTACCATAATACCACCCTGTCGCTTTCTTTTGGTTGGGGCAATCACGTCTTAGACGTTCGGTAGCTGACTTCACACATCCAAGACAGCTCTCGACATCAAAGTCTCCAGGGCATAGGGCAACGGCATAAGTAGTGGTGGTGCTCTGATCATCGTCTTGTGAAGAATCTGAAGATGCAGTAAAGAAACCATTTCCATTATGTGATTCGGTAAGAGAAGATAACGTGTCGTTGAGGTTCTTTTGATATGCACTGTTTTGCTTATAAGTACCCTGGGTTCCGCAGACAGAATCTCCATGGGTAATGGTGAGAACGGAAAGATGTGTAAGAATGGTGAACTGAATTATAAGTAACACCCAATTTGGAGAGGCCATTACAGTTTTGTTTCTTTTTTGGTGCGAACTATGGGGTGGAGTATAAATGGCAATAGGCCTATTAAAAACTTCGATTCCTTAACCATGAACGTGGGAACTAGCTAGGAAGCATCCTTGAAAATTCAAACAAGAGCTGAAAAATGAGGGATCCCCCATGGCCCAAGTTTTGACTTCTATGAAAATGTGGTCGACGAAAGAAAATACGTGGAGTATAATTCAAAGACGACTGGAGTGGAACATTCATACAAGCGATAAAATTCAACAGCAAAATTTTCAACGCAAGTAGAACCACTAATTTTCTAAGGATATCTAGGcccatttcctttcctttctctcgtTAAGTTCAACTTGGGAACGGGGTGTTAGAGTTTAGACACACCATGATTagtattatattatttatatattatatcaaaacatcaacatattcagtatatttatcataaaaattaaaattaatatccCCTTCTTTAATAATAAAAGTGTACCTTAAATCCACGTGCATTTACCTAAGCCAGCCCTAACACTTTTTTCCTGCTCTTTTTTTCATTGTCATTTACCGAAAATACCATTATTTTCTCTCTTAAAAACTATGAAACTTCCTATTCTGCCGCTCCTGTTGACTGGGTATATACATGCTATATCATATCTGTTATTTAAGGTATACTTATGGTATTaaggtatgtgttatgtgttatttaaGGTATACTTATGGTATTaaggtatgtgttatgtgttatttaaGGTAtcttgactattgtcacatcccAACTATATTTCgtaatcaaattcaaataaaaattttcaaatccCTATAAATACGGTTGATGATATATGTTATTATGTTAAACTCTGTGCAACTATGTAATATGTAAGGTATAAATCTAGCCAATTcgaaatgagaaattaaatatcttcctACTATTTGTTTCTACAAATCTTTCTACCCAATTAAATAAAGACATGTGTCACATTTAATGttcatttaatgatatttatgtATACTAAAATGACAAATGTCATCATTTAATTTAGTATGAGGATTTGTAGGAACAAAAGtaggagaatatttaatttctcactCGAAATATATTCCAGttagacaaaactgcacaaatggtcctcaTGATTAGCTGAAAATtgtcattttggtccaaaaaggtttggactagcaccataagtccaaacttttcattttgttgcgagttttgTCTAATTTGctttgaacttttttataatgGCGATTTTGCCCTTactttttgttttttcatttttttgtatttatttagaTATTTAtcttaataaaagaaaatttaaaaaagacaaaactctatctctctctctctctcaaaaccttAAAAGAACTATCCACCCCCATTATCTTATGCTTCGAGCACTAGTTATTGCAACTTGGATGAATGTGTGGgacaaatcaaaaaaaaaaatgaaatctgACAACATGTCTTGGTTGTAGTCATCTGCATCCATTTTTTGTTCTTTGGAATCAAAGAACACAACATTTTCATCTTCTGAAAGATTAGTTTCATCATTGGAAAGATTGAACACTAGAATCCATCATCTTTTTTGAACCTAATGTCTCTTGCCCTATGAAATTTCAGAAGAATGATGTCGGAATTCTCCCACGTGGAGGCAGGAGGAGAAACCCCAAAATATGGAGTAAATCACAATTATCTTCATCTTCAAGGTTAGAAATAATAGTCGGATTTTTGATTTGGGGATGAAAGGTTCGATCAAGATGCCCTCCTCCATCCACTAGAAATTACAACCACCATTAGACAAGCATAACACCAGTGCGATAGATGTAATGGATAAACAAGAAACTTGACGCGTCTGAAACCTTAGGTCGCCGCCCTGCGTCTTCTTTGTTACCCAAGTTTGTTCCCTAAGCTTTAACGAGGGAGGGAGGAAAGggagagagataaagagagagagagagagaccttcgTCTTCAGATAAGGATTTTCCTGACGGAGGTTGGTGGTGCCGGAGACGTTGAGGGCTGAAGGTAGGCTTGAAGGCGGTTGTGGTTGAGGTGGTGGCGATAACGATCCTTCTTCTTTCAGGTGTTTCATCGAGCACCTAGATCTTGGTCTGACCTCGTCTCCTCCGGCTCCAGTGACTGCTATGGCGGGTGAGATATTGAAGGTAGGTTCCAAGTTCAAGAGCATTGTGTTGGAATATTTTTCACACGATAAACACACACTCAAAtacaaaagagagagagagagagagagagagagacttttattttttaatttttttaaatttgaaaaattagaaaaattaatAAGAGAGAgaggtttattttatttttatttttattttttttttaaatctgaaaatcagaaaaaaaaataagaaaaaaagaaaatcatATTAACGGGGCAATTTcgtcattttgaaaaaaatcaaaacagATTGGACCAACcaagcaacaaaatgaaaattttgaacctCTGGTGCTAAtacaaacctttttggaccaaagtgacaattttgaacaaaccacagggaccagttGTGCAGTTTAGTCTTCCAGTTATATCGGTTACTATGTTACTAatattaaaattatttatattGTATGCATGTATTCACTTACATACATTTAAGGATAAACTCCTCCTGCATCATCCAAATTCCTTATGTATCCTCTCGGTGGCGGACGTAGAACATTTGAAGAGGGGTGTCACTCGTATACAAATTTGGTGCACCTGATAGGATTTTTTTTATACTATGGGGCGGAATCAGAGCAGTGGCTCGGGACCCCAAATGCACTACAAAGGCCCGCCACTGTATCCTCTCAATTTGTTCATTAGTTCTCATTTATCCCATGCATACATCATGTAAGTCTTTTTAAAGTTAATTTAGTTTCTTTCTACTGCCAATCTTTATAAATCCTTCATATATTCTATAAGGTTTAATTACCCATGACAATGTTTTCTCTGCCGAATTAAGTTTTTACTTTTTTCGAAATAAGGTTTCAAATCTTTTTCATTTTATAATCACAAGACGACTCAGTCCCTACAAGAAAATTTCTTATTTAGCTATGAAAAAAATCCGTAGCTAAACTTGAATAACTACAGAAATTGCTACGGAATTTGTCAATGAGATTCTGTAGGTATATTTCTTGTAGCAAACTGTTTAGCTACAGAATCATAGTTCCATAGCAATCTTCTACGACGTTTATTTCATAGCATTTAactacaacacacttccataacAATGAGGTGTGTAGCAAATTTCGTAGACATTTGTTCCGCAACAAATTTCGTAGCCATTTGTTCCATAACAAATTCCGTAGCCATTTTTTTCATAGCAATTTGTTCAGTAGCAAATTTCGTAGCTAATTTTTCAGTAACAAATTTCATAGCTATTTGTTTTGTttcaaatttcatagtcattTGTTTCATAGAAAAATAGGTTCCAAAGAAAATTCATAACGATAAAAATATTCAACAAAATCCAATTTCCATTTATAATTTTCgttgaaatatataaaaatgcaattaatataatttaaataGTTACATATATTTTTATAGATATATTACGTAATTGAAAATCCTTTTACATGGTTCCCTAATCATCAAAATTAAATATTCATTACAAATATTGTAACACAGTTCAGATTAGAACCACCGCACAACACAAAAATAGTCAGATGCTCAACAAAAACGGCATAACCTGTAAAatcaaatttataaacaacttaaTTTACATTAAAATCTCTTATATAAAATCCCATTATATCTTTAGTTTTTTACCAACTAGAGATTTAAAatctaaaaataaacaaaaaatagaaaaaaaaaacaatccaaCTCTTTCTATTTAATACACTATTACCATATATACAAGAAACAAAATAAATCACCTTTTGAGCACCATCAGATCCAACGTTAGCATGATGCTAAAAGGATTTGAAATAAAGTTAAAACAAAATGAAAATACAATGATCATAGACGCCTAGATATTAACTTGGTTTTATAAAACAAAACTTGATTCTCTTTTATAAAAGGTAATCTAGTAATTAAAGATTTAGATGTTTAAGTTTTTGTATTCTTTCATATCTGCAATATAATCACAGCTGCTTgcactaaaaaaaaaaaaaaaaaaaaaaaaaaaaaaaaaaaaaaaacgaatttaCATACTGAATATTTTTAGTGGTAGTAGCAGGAGTTGTTTATGATTGATATTGCTCTCTAATTCCAAGAAACCAATATaacaaaaattaataaaattgaaTATTATAGTTggactttgtttttttttttaatttttaccaTCAACCGATGGGATTGTGTGGTAATGAATGATTACATGTTAAGCTTTATAGAGATTGCTCTAGCTCCCAACAAGCCATGACTACATCCATTGCATGGACACCAACATTGATACAACATTGTGTGCCTACATATGGAAAAAAAAACGGAtgaatatatgaaaaaaaaaacaataaaatatgAGATAAAAGATTCTTGAAATGAAGTTATAaacaaaagattttgaaaaggtaAGAGAAACATGCATTTCCCCTGTTCTTAGTGGCAAAAGCTTTGGAATAAGAGTACCATGATTAAAGTTCATGGTTAATTACCCTTTTACCCCTCACAATCTTCACCCTTTCAGAAGAACTAATGATTATATCTTGTGAGATAATAATTATTCAAGAGGAAACATGTAAAACATATTGTAATGGTTTGAATAACCCATTTATCGCATCATACAAGCTACAATGTCTCATATAAAGATAATACCAACACATCGAAATGAATATAATGATGGAACATGAAATCATAATGATTTATGGATGATTAAGAGACTTCaagattaaaattatatgtaaaaaaaatccaaatctaaagtgtaattgTTTAACGATGCTTAAAGCCCAAATTGTGTCATAGAGTTTACTGGAATATTCCTAATAAAAATAGACCATAATGGAAACAGATTATGAAAACACACTATAAggactttattattattaaatgtaATTCAAAGTAAATAAGAAACAAGTTTTTTACCTTTAGGGTTCTTCCATTCAATCTCTTATATATGAAGGGAAGATTTCTAACAATCACAATCTGCCACTTTCCAATAAATCGTCCTCATTAAATATATGTCCATGAGCTTCCTATGttgtaagggtatttttgtcCCAAAATACAGACCTATATATAAGTGTGAGATCATTAGAATTAAGTACtcataaattaattcaaattatgtATATTAATATGCAGAGTGTATACCTTTTCAAGTGAGCCATCTGACATCCCAATCGGCTGATAAAGATCATCCCACCACCAAATATGCAAGTAGTAACTAtactttttcatgttttcaaaagCATTCCAAAATCAGGTTAGAACCACTATATACAAAACTTCTTAAAACCAAATTCCGTGAAGTGGTTATTCCCATTATATACAAAGCATTTTGACTTTCAAATTGAGAAGTTTTTTGATGACTCGGCCGATCAATGGTATCCTCTCATTCTTCCATATTTGTCATTTTGCTTCTAACCGGCAAATATAAGAACCTAGCCATACAAAATCCCATAACTGAAGCCAACTCTTCAACCTCTTCAAATGTACACCCACCACcgttaattatatttatttaggTTTATCTTTGCTTGGTTGTCAACTTGTCATCCTATTCATTATACGATGATAACTaagttttaattatataaaatggTAAGCTATTAAACTACCAACCCTTCTTTCCCATAGGCCCATATGAGCTCCttgtaaaagaataaaaatagaataaaaaatgCTCTACCTTACATGGAGACATTATCATCTACATCTATCTCCCCATTCCTATTACCCTATTGTTATGAGCGTTGATGTTAAAGTAATTTTTGTGAAACCACTTTCATGAAATGGATAGTTAGTTTATGGTAAATATGTTACATGTGATTATTTGTCCTAGTACAACTCCTATTTTGGTCGGTTATTACCCCTAATTTAGTTCTAGACACCGAATAgaagcaatgttttaaaaactggtTTTTAATTGAACTGGTATGGTGACCGGTTCTTGGTTCAACCGatttctataattttcattttttttttctattttcctacaaATACATAGATATCCACAaatttaaacattaaaaataaatttaaatacaaGTTGAAAatcaatccaaatacattaaaaataCATATTCGTAAGTTTTACATCAATTAACAtagatcaaaaataaaataaagtataataagaaaacaTAATATAATTTTAGATAAATACAAACGTATTTAAAAACATTATAACAGttatcatgtgtttttattcaaaaaaaaaaatcttactagatataaaaaaaaaaaaccaaagtttgttatgaaaatgattcattttcttgtgtttttattttatttatccaGTTCAACAAGTTCAatttaaccggttcgaccggaTTTTTGTAAAAACCGGCCAGTTCATTCTAGTTCagaaataaacataaaatcaGTGCTAATTGAATCGTTCCTTTCTTCGGTTCCCGGTAGggatgagcatttggaccggggaACCAGCCAGAATCGGTACCAGAACCAAAACCCGATGGAATCGGTCAGACCGGGACCGGTACGATATTCTTGTGGAATTTTGGAACtgggaaccggtaggaaccgacACTGGTAGAACCGGAatcggtagaaccggcaaaaactgAAACCAATTGTTCTTATTTCTCGAGGACTGATTCCAACATtcaagacacgacaagaaccggtaggaaccaaTAGAACCGGCGGTCCGGTTCGGTTACTATTTTCCACCAAGTTCGGTTCCTGATCCGGTTCCGCTTCAGGCCGATTTCGGTCGGGTCGGTTCTGATGCTCATACCTAGTTCCTAGTCCAACtggttcgaccggccggttcaagctggtttttaaaacattgtatagAAGATTATTTAACATTATTTAAATTGATAAGATCGCAATTCCTTTAAAATACCAAcaatttatatttctgaaaattattgaaataaatttTAGTAATAAAATGATACACCAAATCTGATAATTAAGTTATGACAAGACCATTGGACTGGctgaaatttatttaaaaaaaatgtaattgGGCTTCAACTACCTAAGATATAAATCCTATTAGGATAATAACTAAGTATACACTTTAGATTTCATAGTGGGCTCTTCTTCAAACTGCTACTTTGTTTGGCCCAGGATTAACATAGAACGGCCCATGAAAAATGAAGCCTACTTCTTCAAACTCTATGCATTGCACAATTAACTATTCAATCTCGTTAATAGATCGTTAATTATTGTGAATCAATTATAAAAGATTTGTAAACCAACGTAAATACGTATTTTTCACACTAATTACTAACTATTTGTTTGTCAGATGGTGTGTAGTTTACCATTTTTTTTGTTGTAGATTTAGTCGTTCCACACAATACGTGTGAAATTTTCACAgtaataactatttttttttgtttaccatttttttttatcttgatAAGTTAAACAGAAAATCAAAGTTGTAGGATGAGTAATAAAAATTATTAACTATCAGAGAATCAGTTACATAtgaaaaatatttatgttttgcAAATTGCTTTAAATTGAATGTTAACCACAAACTAAAGGTTAAGTTTAGGGTCACACCTACAGTAATAAATAACATTGCTTCTACCAAAAGTTCTGTTTTTTGTCCTGAATTTTATTTTGTTCGTAGTTATCTAGATACATTTCACACACGTGAAACATGTATATCATTAAACATATGTTTTTTATAAACTTTTTACTTTATCAATAGTTAAAATCCCTTTGAATACAAGCCACTTTATCAATAGTTAAAATCCCTTTGAATACAAGCCACAAACGTGTTAAAGGGAATATCCTTTTCTTCACTCCATTTCCTTGTTGCTTCTTTCCCTTCTAAAGTGATTGCGTACAGTAACTGACATGACCCTATTGTTCTCGATATTAACTGAATTCACCCTCAATATATTTAATTGACATAACTCCCCCTTTAGTTTTCCAAACTCCCCCTTCCCCCTCTCTTTGAGTTAAATCATTTATTATCAAATCTCTTTTGATAAAGGTACCAGAAGAGCtatatattatgaaaaaaaagtATGGAGTCTAGGGACAATTATGGTAtctaaaaaagataaaaataaattttgtagTTTGAAATTTAATTATGATATGTAAACTCAGATAATATTCTCTAATAAACATTTTGTTATCTAGACTTATACCCAATCATCTAATTCACCAATAAATACAacctaaaaatcaaaaaatagatCTACTCGTGGAATTTACAacacaagaaaaaaaaatacaagtctttaatacatatattaattttttttttaccaaaaccaAGTTTTGAATTATATTTTGGTTTGTAAAATAAATTCCAAGTTTCTGTTTTCTAGCAAAAACTATTCTTAAATTTAGTTATTTACACAAAATGAGTTTGTAGTACAAATATTTTACCAATAGTGAGATATCTTACAATGTGTCAAATCAAACATTATAATTCTTATATGTTAAATGAAATATTTTGCTAAAATGTATagttaaaattattatttcacCATTATTGTACAATTTATCCCTTTGATAAGTTTTGCCAGTAGCATTTACTTTTTCGTTAATGAATCATCTCAtatactcttttaattaaaccatACATGTATTTGTTATGTTCACAAGACACACAACATTGAATTGTTGGGGCTAATAAGTGtcagtttttaaaacaaaaaggTGCATTTTGTAAATTGTGGATTAATTGGGGCTGTTTCCGTTATCGTTCATAATTACAAAtttccatttttattttattttacttggCGCCAGGTATTGCTCCACCACTTTACCACAACTCCAAAATTCCTGCAACATTCTCTTATTCCCTCCAATAAACCCTATGATTCACCCTTTCTCTCCCTAAAATTCGAAGATTTCGATTCTTTTGAGTAACTAAATCGGCGACTGTGACTGCGAATGGGAGCTTTTCGCAACGGAGGTAGCAACTACGCGTCGCCGTCGATGGAGGATCGACGGTTATGGAAGCACGTTCACGATAACGTCCACGGAAACATTTATCTCGATCCTGTATGACATCttcgcttttttttttttttcctgtttTTCTAATCATTTCGGACATATGTTCATCCCTGTTGTTATttgtgtttatttgaattttaGTGTAGCTGTTCTTATGATTTTATCGACTTTAAGCCTTAAGTTGCGGAATTTCTTCGTTTTTATTTccaatttgaaagtttacaattgTTCGGCCGTTGCTTTGAGTTTATATATAGTAAATTTCGAAATGTAGCTGGGTTGTTTGTTTTGTTAGATTTGTTATTTCGAAGATATTCCGATCTATGTGTTTATTGATTAATCTTGTAGCGTTAGTGTAGCTCTATTTAGAATATTATCAACTTTTAACTGCTGAATTTGAAGTTATGTTCAAATTTAATAGCCGATTACAGTATTGTTTATCTTATTAATTTTGCTCTTTCAAAGATATTCCGATCTGTGTGTTTCTTAGTTAATGCTATAGTCTTAGTGTAGCTCTATTTAGGATATCATCAGCTTTTAACTGCTGAATTCTGGTTAGGTTTGATATTAATGATGATTACCTTGGTGTTTAttctatttattttataattttgacGATATTCTGGTCTATGTGTTatattagttggtatttgtagCTTTAGTGTAGCTCTATTTTGGATATCCTCAGAATCATACATTTCCTTGTGATGTATTAAATTAAATATGTGAAAAGTAACTCTTTTAATCATGTTAGCTCTTTTTTAATCTAATTTTAAGGTTTTGACTTTGTTATTAAGCCACTTCACTTTTCGTATGTGATTTTTTAGTTATATTCACTCAAATGCAGTATTTATATTATTGTCTGTGCCTATCTGACCTTAAAGATTCATTGTATGTTGAAGAATCATAAACCAAATCCAATGATTTGATA
This window encodes:
- the LOC111905904 gene encoding cysteine-rich receptor-like protein kinase 17 isoform X1; translation: MASPNWVLLIIQFTILTHLSVLTITHGDSVCGTQGTYKQNSAYQKNLNDTLSSLTESHNGNGFFTASSDSSQDDDQSTTTTYAVALCPGDFDVESCLGCVKSATERLRRDCPNQKKATGWYYGTCMLTYSNSTFERNDEVLSIRESYISNSDSILDALGNLFKELQGKAAVDGYNTTSYSDAIILPRSTGSIQATMQCFPNISHDICHECLMNATDYLLTCCNGSAEVVVSYRYSCFLRYAIDLVNFSDPPMPPTNPSTIQPPGKNRSNVIGPTIAAATVAFAISTFFIWLRVRSKKGHKEEVFDALDDDTGEIIYFRLNEMNAATSNFSVANKLGEGGFGPVFWGELSDGKKIAVKRLSHNSSQGMQEFKTEVKLIIKLQHKNLVRLLGCCMKGNERLLVYEYMCNSSLDKYLFDLEKAKELNWAKRVKIVNGIAKGLRYLHEDSRLKIIHRDLKASNVLLDEEMNPKISDFGTARIFGTNQIEANTDRVVGTYGYMAPEYAMEGLFSIKSDVYSFGVLLLEIMSGKKNNRLFHEEHDQNLLSYAWMLWKEGKGEKLIDENLKDDCPVDEALKWMRIALLCIQEDPNDRPTMSSVASMLEGEWKIVSEPKPPMSFGQFIMSDQSSSTWNADDSGFYSSNETTHEQEGKSSENNRIDHGG
- the LOC111905904 gene encoding cysteine-rich receptor-like protein kinase 25 isoform X2 — protein: MASPNWVLLIIQFTILTHLSVLTITHGDSVCGTQGTYKQNSAYQKNLNDTLSSLTESHNGNGFFTASSDSSQDDDQSTTTTYAVALCPGDFDVESCLGCVKSATERLRRDCPNQKKATGWYYELQGKAAVDGYNTTSYSDAIILPRSTGSIQATMQCFPNISHDICHECLMNATDYLLTCCNGSAEVVVSYRYSCFLRYAIDLVNFSDPPMPPTNPSTIQPPGKNRSNVIGPTIAAATVAFAISTFFIWLRVRSKKGHKEEVFDALDDDTGEIIYFRLNEMNAATSNFSVANKLGEGGFGPVFWGELSDGKKIAVKRLSHNSSQGMQEFKTEVKLIIKLQHKNLVRLLGCCMKGNERLLVYEYMCNSSLDKYLFDLEKAKELNWAKRVKIVNGIAKGLRYLHEDSRLKIIHRDLKASNVLLDEEMNPKISDFGTARIFGTNQIEANTDRVVGTYGYMAPEYAMEGLFSIKSDVYSFGVLLLEIMSGKKNNRLFHEEHDQNLLSYAWMLWKEGKGEKLIDENLKDDCPVDEALKWMRIALLCIQEDPNDRPTMSSVASMLEGEWKIVSEPKPPMSFGQFIMSDQSSSTWNADDSGFYSSNETTHEQEGKSSENNRIDHGG